DNA from Halorarum salinum:
GTTCCGCGACTAACGCCACGAGTCGGTCGAGGTCGGCACAGCCGTGGTCGTTGAGATAGAGGAGGACGAGACGACGGCGCGTCTCCCCCAATGCGTCGAAGAACCTGTCGATGTCCGCCCCTCCGTCCTGTACTACCTGCGGAAGCCGTCGGTGAGCTTCAGACCGATTCCGTTCGGGGCGGTCTCGCTCGGGTAGGGAGCCGGACATGTGGTTCTTATTTTATTTATTCGTGCTTAATTTCTTCTCCGTTTGAAGTGGCGAAGTCACCTCGATGTGCCCCGAATCGAGTAGCGAACCGCCGTCACCGAGCAACGAACGAGAGTCCACCGTGTGTCTCCGCTGGCAGGGGCAGCGTAGCCACTTTAGGGGCTAACTCATGTCCTGGTCCACCATGGACCGAGTACTGAACGTGCACACCCGTACCCTACACAAGCCGTGTGAAGAGGGAAGCCTTCGGGCGACCGCGTGTGGTTCGCTCTCGCACGTCTCCTCG
Protein-coding regions in this window:
- a CDS encoding DUF7344 domain-containing protein; translated protein: MSGSLPERDRPERNRSEAHRRLPQVVQDGGADIDRFFDALGETRRRLVLLYLNDHGCADLDRLVALVAEHEGVETDDREVERIRLNLHHQQLPKLADHGLVSYDPRTNVACLEPLPEAVEEILDLTQELEQLDTQ